The following proteins are co-located in the Brevibacillus laterosporus DSM 25 genome:
- the panE gene encoding 2-dehydropantoate 2-reductase, giving the protein MRILMVGAGAIGGYFGCRLIEGGRDVTFLVRQKRKAQLEERGLVIQSVNGDSTVHPALLLAGEEATPFDVIMLSPKAYQLDDVINDIAPYVGEDTMIIPLLNGIAHMQPLQERFGADKVLGGLCFIETTLSVDGDIIQTSKAHRLAFGEWNGGTSERVECLYEYVKVANASFELSNNIQQEAWRKYLFITMLSGITTLMNAAVGPIRDSPFGIELTKQLTEECVSVMIAIGAPISAQMVDHVMETFKQQGYKMKSSMLRDMEKRLPIEGEHLQGYLLRLAEQQGIETPMLRIVYNNVRIYEQKRESTF; this is encoded by the coding sequence ATGCGGATACTAATGGTAGGTGCGGGAGCAATTGGTGGATATTTTGGTTGTCGTTTGATAGAGGGTGGCAGAGATGTTACTTTTCTTGTACGCCAAAAGCGTAAGGCACAGTTGGAGGAGCGAGGTTTAGTTATTCAAAGTGTTAATGGCGATTCCACAGTTCACCCCGCCTTATTACTAGCTGGAGAAGAAGCGACCCCTTTTGATGTCATTATGTTATCTCCAAAAGCATACCAACTGGATGATGTAATCAATGATATCGCTCCATATGTGGGCGAGGATACAATGATCATACCGCTTTTAAATGGAATTGCTCATATGCAACCACTACAGGAGCGTTTTGGAGCAGATAAGGTTTTGGGTGGATTGTGCTTTATAGAAACGACGCTTAGTGTTGACGGAGATATCATACAAACCAGTAAGGCTCATCGGCTAGCTTTTGGGGAATGGAATGGTGGTACGTCAGAGCGAGTAGAGTGTTTATATGAGTATGTAAAAGTAGCAAATGCGAGCTTCGAACTGTCCAATAACATACAGCAGGAGGCTTGGCGAAAATATTTGTTTATTACGATGCTTTCAGGTATTACCACCTTGATGAACGCAGCAGTAGGACCAATTCGCGATTCTCCATTTGGAATCGAGCTGACGAAACAATTAACAGAAGAATGTGTGAGCGTTATGATAGCGATTGGTGCACCTATCTCTGCTCAAATGGTAGATCATGTGATGGAGACTTTTAAGCAACAGGGCTACAAAATGAAATCCTCCATGCTACGGGATATGGAGAAACGCCTCCCAATTGAAGGAGAGCATTTGCAAGGTTACTTGCTGCGCCTTGCCGAACAGCAGGGAATAGAGACACCAATGCTACGGATTGTTTATAATAACGTAAGAATTTATGAACAAAAGCGTGAAAGCACATTCTAA
- the ald gene encoding alanine dehydrogenase translates to MIIGIPKEIKNNENRVAITPAGVTALVQSGHQVLVETNAGLGSGFIDTEYQAVGATIVPTAADAWAADMVMKVKEPLASEYNYFREGQILFTYLHLAPEPELTKALVDKKVIAIAYETIQMPNGSLPLLMPMSEVAGRMSVQIGAQFLEKPYGGKGVLLGSVPGVPKGEVVIVGGGIVGTNAAKMAVGLGANVTILDISADRLRQLDDLFGGRVHTLISNSFNIANAVKKADLLVGAVLIPGARAPRLVTEEMVKTMAPGSVIVDVAIDQGGSIETIDRITTHDNPTYEKHGVIHYSVANMPGAVARTSTLALTNVTVPYAVQIANKGYVEAIRSNHALGKGVNVINGQVTYKAVADTHNLPFVTLEDALLVASK, encoded by the coding sequence ATGATTATCGGGATTCCTAAAGAAATTAAGAACAACGAGAACCGTGTAGCGATCACGCCTGCTGGAGTGACAGCATTGGTACAAAGCGGTCATCAAGTGTTAGTTGAAACAAATGCAGGACTAGGCAGTGGATTTATTGATACTGAATATCAAGCAGTGGGAGCTACTATCGTGCCAACAGCAGCAGATGCATGGGCGGCTGATATGGTGATGAAAGTAAAAGAACCACTTGCTTCTGAATATAACTATTTCCGTGAAGGACAAATTCTATTTACTTACTTGCACCTGGCACCAGAACCAGAATTGACCAAGGCATTGGTTGATAAAAAAGTGATTGCAATCGCTTATGAAACCATCCAAATGCCAAATGGCTCTCTTCCTCTGTTAATGCCAATGAGTGAAGTGGCAGGACGCATGTCTGTTCAAATCGGAGCTCAATTCCTAGAAAAACCATATGGTGGTAAAGGCGTACTACTAGGAAGTGTTCCAGGTGTTCCAAAAGGTGAGGTTGTTATCGTTGGTGGTGGTATCGTAGGTACCAACGCTGCGAAAATGGCAGTAGGCCTAGGTGCAAATGTTACTATTTTAGACATTAGTGCTGATCGTCTTCGTCAATTAGATGACCTATTTGGTGGACGTGTTCATACATTGATTTCTAACAGCTTTAACATTGCTAACGCTGTAAAAAAAGCGGACTTGTTAGTAGGAGCAGTACTAATTCCAGGTGCGCGTGCTCCACGTCTGGTAACAGAAGAAATGGTAAAAACGATGGCTCCAGGTTCTGTGATCGTTGACGTTGCTATTGATCAAGGTGGTTCTATTGAAACGATTGATCGTATCACTACACATGATAATCCAACATATGAAAAACACGGTGTTATCCATTACTCAGTAGCAAATATGCCAGGAGCAGTAGCTCGTACGTCTACACTTGCTCTAACAAATGTCACAGTTCCTTATGCTGTTCAAATTGCTAATAAAGGATATGTAGAAGCAATCCGTAGCAATCATGCTCTAGGAAAAGGTGTTAACGTTATTAATGGTCAAGTAACCTATAAAGCAGTTGCGGATACACACAATCTGCCATTTGTTACTTTGGAAGATGCTTTACTAGTAGCAAGTAAATAA
- a CDS encoding quinone-dependent dihydroorotate dehydrogenase, translating into MYKHLKKFIFKMDPESAHENAINGLRMANSIPLGKRVLNMMYGYEHPMLVNKVWDIVFPNPVGLAAGFDKNAEVYVPLGSIGFGHVEVGTLTPLAQPGNDKPRCFRLKEDDAIINRMGFNNHGVQAAAKSLSHYQDACMPVGVNIGKNKLTPNDQAASDYEKCLEALYPYGHYFAINVSSPNTPNLRDLQEVDSLRHLLRTIRQKADQLEKYGAKRKPILLKVAPDMSDEHMSDVVYVALEEKMDGLIATNTTLSREGVSDPTLAKEAGGLSGPMLLPRSTECVRDIYKAVGDKMPIIGVGGIFTGDDAYRMMRAGASMIQIYTSMIYVGPGAVTEINKRLVQLMKRDGFTHISEIIGIDHK; encoded by the coding sequence ATGTATAAGCACCTAAAAAAGTTTATATTTAAAATGGATCCTGAATCGGCACACGAGAATGCGATTAATGGACTACGAATGGCCAACAGCATTCCTTTAGGCAAAAGGGTATTAAATATGATGTATGGTTATGAACATCCAATGCTCGTCAATAAAGTATGGGATATCGTATTCCCTAATCCAGTGGGACTGGCAGCTGGGTTCGATAAAAATGCTGAGGTTTATGTTCCACTCGGATCAATTGGATTCGGCCATGTCGAAGTAGGTACGTTAACCCCACTAGCCCAACCAGGTAATGACAAGCCGCGTTGTTTTCGTTTAAAGGAAGATGATGCGATCATCAACCGTATGGGTTTTAATAACCACGGTGTACAAGCAGCAGCGAAATCATTAAGTCATTATCAAGATGCTTGCATGCCAGTTGGGGTAAACATTGGGAAAAATAAACTAACTCCTAATGATCAAGCAGCAAGTGACTATGAAAAATGCCTCGAAGCTTTATATCCCTATGGGCATTACTTTGCGATTAATGTAAGCTCACCTAACACTCCTAACTTACGTGACTTGCAGGAAGTAGATAGTTTACGTCATCTTTTGCGGACAATCCGCCAAAAAGCGGATCAGCTAGAGAAATACGGTGCGAAGCGTAAACCAATCCTATTAAAAGTAGCCCCAGACATGTCGGATGAGCATATGAGCGATGTTGTTTATGTTGCTCTAGAAGAGAAAATGGATGGATTGATTGCTACCAACACTACTCTGTCTCGAGAAGGTGTGTCCGATCCTACGCTGGCAAAAGAAGCAGGGGGACTGAGTGGTCCAATGCTATTGCCACGTTCAACCGAATGCGTTCGTGATATTTATAAAGCAGTAGGCGACAAAATGCCCATTATTGGGGTAGGTGGTATCTTCACTGGTGATGATGCGTACCGCATGATGAGAGCAGGAGCGTCTATGATTCAGATTTATACGAGTATGATCTATGTGGGACCGGGTGCTGTCACAGAGATCAACAAACGTTTGGTTCAGCTAATGAAGCGAGATGGATTTACCCATATTAGTGAAATTATTGGGATTGATCATAAATAA